A window of the Bdellovibrio sp. ZAP7 genome harbors these coding sequences:
- a CDS encoding fibronectin type III domain-containing protein: protein MKIFASLIVSALTLASTTPAFASEGHTGPNHHTKEELGQKMNELFPEKQMKVESQTIPAKPELASPEYFAAVKGDSVTLKWKEAKDAQEYHVQVATDANFKWLVADDQHVKATTFDVSKLEAGKHYFWRVASVRPDNWKTFRKSYFATSMFETPDAATAAPAK, encoded by the coding sequence ATGAAGATCTTCGCATCTCTTATCGTCTCTGCTTTGACCCTGGCTTCGACTACACCTGCGTTCGCAAGTGAAGGTCATACTGGTCCTAACCACCATACTAAAGAAGAACTTGGCCAAAAAATGAACGAGTTGTTTCCTGAGAAACAAATGAAAGTTGAATCTCAAACAATTCCCGCAAAACCTGAGCTTGCAAGTCCCGAGTACTTTGCAGCAGTTAAAGGTGATTCCGTTACTTTGAAATGGAAAGAAGCAAAAGATGCACAAGAATACCACGTGCAAGTTGCGACTGATGCAAATTTCAAATGGTTGGTTGCTGATGACCAACACGTCAAAGCTACAACATTCGATGTTTCTAAACTTGAGGCTGGAAAACACTATTTCTGGCGTGTGGCATCTGTCAGACCAGACAACTGGAAAACATTCCGCAAATCCTATTTTGCGACTTCTATGTTCGAAACTCCAGACGCTGCTACAGCTGCACCTGCAAAATAG
- a CDS encoding DASH family cryptochrome, with product MRALYWFRNDLRLHDNEALTWLCQNAQHALFVYSYPLNFSRAGKFRRKFLLETLANLQKELEDRGHKLVITYSHPEEVLPHLIHKYKIDTLVYTEEYTPEELREEKLVTSRIVLDRIMPFDQRTLLKKSALPFPLLNLPNNLAEFQVLLSKKHPEKVLPIPLVWPDPIRADEFELDLNRELRMFITPSRFIGGELQALTRLKEFIWDKDLLRSFKDGYSELVHFDDSSKFSPWLSNGSLSPRVIYWEVKNYERERAANDSTNWMMMDLLRRDYFKYYALKLGPFLFQADTNPTHQPLVDDRLQQELFKSWKLGSTGKDPIDGSMKELNETGFISYRGRQDVANFLTENLSLDWRWGARYFEEMLIDYDAASNWGNWNYIVGVSEVTSPSKNHGGFYEQPGI from the coding sequence ATGAGGGCTCTTTACTGGTTCCGCAACGATCTCCGATTACATGACAACGAAGCACTGACGTGGCTCTGCCAAAATGCGCAGCATGCTTTGTTCGTGTATTCCTATCCCTTGAATTTCAGCAGAGCTGGAAAATTTCGGCGCAAGTTTTTATTAGAGACATTGGCCAATCTGCAAAAAGAGCTGGAGGATCGAGGTCATAAATTAGTGATCACCTATTCTCACCCGGAAGAAGTTCTCCCCCATTTGATTCACAAATATAAAATCGACACTTTGGTTTACACTGAAGAATACACACCCGAAGAACTGCGTGAAGAAAAACTGGTCACCTCACGCATAGTTCTTGATCGCATTATGCCTTTCGACCAAAGAACACTTTTAAAAAAATCTGCCCTGCCATTTCCATTGTTGAATTTACCGAATAATTTGGCGGAGTTTCAGGTGCTTTTAAGCAAGAAACATCCAGAAAAAGTTTTGCCCATTCCTTTGGTGTGGCCCGATCCCATTAGGGCCGACGAATTTGAATTGGACTTAAATCGCGAGCTTCGCATGTTCATCACGCCCTCGCGATTTATTGGCGGAGAATTGCAAGCCCTGACTCGACTAAAAGAATTTATCTGGGACAAGGATCTACTTCGTAGCTTTAAGGATGGATACTCAGAGCTGGTGCACTTTGATGACAGTTCAAAATTTTCTCCGTGGCTTTCCAACGGCAGCCTTTCACCTCGAGTGATATATTGGGAAGTGAAAAATTACGAGCGCGAACGAGCGGCCAACGATTCAACAAACTGGATGATGATGGATTTACTTCGTCGCGATTATTTTAAATACTATGCGCTTAAACTTGGACCCTTTTTGTTTCAGGCAGATACCAATCCCACTCATCAGCCATTGGTGGATGATCGTCTTCAACAAGAGCTTTTCAAAAGTTGGAAGTTGGGATCAACAGGAAAAGATCCCATCGACGGAAGCATGAAAGAGCTTAATGAAACAGGCTTTATCTCTTACCGCGGCCGCCAGGATGTTGCGAACTTCCTGACCGAAAACCTGAGCCTGGATTGGCGTTGGGGCGCACGGTATTTCGAAGAAATGTTGATCGATTATGATGCCGCCAGCAACTGGGGAAACTGGAACTATATTGTGGGAGTCAGCGAAGTCACCTCCCCTTCAAAAAATCACGGAGGATTCTATGAGCAACCCGGAATTTGA
- a CDS encoding CPXCG motif-containing cysteine-rich protein, which produces MSNPEFESFDNAEIEQFFQCPYCRTAISMLVDISEPGRQTYVEDCEVCCKPIQITYSADQGRLVDFSAHRI; this is translated from the coding sequence ATGAGCAACCCGGAATTTGAGAGCTTTGATAACGCCGAGATAGAACAATTCTTTCAATGTCCCTACTGCCGAACAGCTATATCAATGTTGGTTGATATTTCAGAGCCAGGGCGTCAAACATACGTTGAAGACTGTGAAGTCTGCTGTAAGCCGATTCAAATCACTTACTCCGCTGATCAAGGTCGCTTAGTGGATTTTTCGGCTCATCGGATCTAA